From Campylobacter pinnipediorum subsp. caledonicus:
AAAAGAAAACATACTTGAAATTTTAAAATTTGCTGGCGCCATAATGAAAAGTTTTGGGTTTGAATATGAAATGGAAATCTCAACAAAACCAGCTAAGGCGATAGGCGATGATGAAATTTGGGAAGTTGCGACAAAAGCCTTAAAAGAAGCACTTGATGAAAATGGATTTAAATACGGAATAGATGAAGGTGGCGGTGCTTTTTATGGACCAAAGATAGATATAAAAATCACAGATGCACTAAAGCGTAAATGGCAATGCGGAACGATACAAGTGGACTTTAACTTGCCTGAACGTTTTGATCTAGGATACATTGATAGCAACAATGAAAGACAAAGACCTGTAATGCTTCACCGTGCATTACTTGGTAGTTTTGAGAGATTTATAGGAATTTTACTTGAGCATACAGCAGGCGAATTGCCATTTTTTATAGCACCTACACAAGTAGTTATAGTTCCTATATCAGATACTCATTTAGACTATGCAAAACAAATCGCTAGCGAATTAAGAAAGATAAATGTTGATAGCGAAGTTGCAAGTAAAAATGAGAGTCTAAACAAAAGAATAAGAACGGCTGAAAAACAAAAGGTGCCTATGATAGTAGTAATTGGTGATAGTGAAGTTGCCAACAAAACAGTTGCTCTAAGAGATAGGCAAGCAAGAACACAAAGCGATATGAGCTTAGTGGATTTTATAAATTTAACAAAGGAAAAACTTAGTGAGGTACATTTTTGAGTAGAGAAAATGAAGTATTGCTCAACGAGGACATAAGAGCAAACGAGGTTAGATGTATTGGCGATGATGGCACAGCGTATGGTGTTATATCAAGAGCAGAGGCTTTAAAAATAGCCCAAAATGCTGGAATGGATTTGGTTTTAATAGCCCCTGATGGTAAACCACCAGTTTGTAAAGTGATGGACTATGGAAAGTTTCGTTATCAACAAGAGAAGAAACAAAAAGAGGCCAAGAAAAAGCAAAAAGTTATTGAGGTAAAAGAGATAAAACTTTCTGTAAAAATAGCACAAAACGATATAAATTACAAAGTTAAGCACGCACTTGAGTTCTTATCAGAAGGCAAACATGTTAAATTTCGTGTATTCTTAAAAGGTAGAGAAATGAGCTCGCCCGAGGCTGGCGTTGCAATACTTGAAAAAGTATGGGAAACTGTAAAAGAATATGCCGACAGAGATAAAGAGCCAATCATTGAAGGCAGATATGTAAATATGCTTACAACCCCTAAAAAATAACTCCATAATACCCTCTTTACACAAAAGAGGGTTTTTCAAAAAGGCGATATTTGAACAACGAAGATAAAATAAAACTTATTTTTAATTCTGTATTAAATATAAAACTTGATCGCATTAATGCCTTGGGTGGAATGACAAATTTTAATTTTTTAGCTTACTCTGGAGAAGATAAATTTGTTGTCAGGCTACCAGGTAATAGCTCAAACAAAATGATAAATAGAGAATTTGAAAAAATTAATCAATCAGAATCTTCTAAGTATGGATTTAATGTTGAGACTTTAGTCTTCTCTGAAGAAAGCGGAGTAAAAATAACTAGATTTTTAGAAAATTCTCAGACACTTAAGCAAGAAACTATATGTAATTATTTGACATTAATAGCTACAAAATTAAAAGAAATTCATAATTCCGATATGCAATTTAAAAATTTATTCAATCCATCAAATGAACTAAAAAAATATTTAACACTTGTAAATAGTGATTCATTTAATATTTTTAGTGATTTTAAAAAATCAATAGACTTGTTTGATAAGTTGGTTGAAAAAATTAATTTTATAAACAAAAACAACAAA
This genomic window contains:
- the infC gene encoding translation initiation factor IF-3; this translates as MSRENEVLLNEDIRANEVRCIGDDGTAYGVISRAEALKIAQNAGMDLVLIAPDGKPPVCKVMDYGKFRYQQEKKQKEAKKKQKVIEVKEIKLSVKIAQNDINYKVKHALEFLSEGKHVKFRVFLKGREMSSPEAGVAILEKVWETVKEYADRDKEPIIEGRYVNMLTTPKK
- a CDS encoding choline kinase family protein codes for the protein MNNEDKIKLIFNSVLNIKLDRINALGGMTNFNFLAYSGEDKFVVRLPGNSSNKMINREFEKINQSESSKYGFNVETLVFSEESGVKITRFLENSQTLKQETICNYLTLIATKLKEIHNSDMQFKNLFNPSNELKKYLTLVNSDSFNIFSDFKKSIDLFDKLVEKINFINKNNKNYKLAPTHGDLVPENILYCEKDKRIYIIDWEYSGLNDICWDIASLFLEGNLSKKQENIFLDTYKIKDNEYEKIEIFKSIQDILWCTWTLVKLSNKNIINRGEIEHEYRKYAAKRLKNALLRKC